A genomic segment from Spinacia oleracea cultivar Varoflay chromosome 3, BTI_SOV_V1, whole genome shotgun sequence encodes:
- the LOC110802288 gene encoding 60S ribosomal protein L38 isoform X2 — protein sequence MPKQIHEIKDFLLTARRKDARSVKIKRSKDVVKFKVRCSKYLYTLCVFDNEKADKLKQSLPPGLSVQDL from the exons ATG CCGAAGCAGATTCATGAGATAAAGGATTTCCTTCTGACTGCCAGAAGGAAAGATGCACGTTCCGTGAAGATCAAGAGAAGCAAGGATGTTGTCAAGTTCAAGGTCCGTTGCTCCAAGTATCTTTACACTCTCTGTGTCTTTGACAATGAGAAGGCTGACAAGTTGAAGCAGTCTCTTCCTCCTG GTTTGAGCGTCCAAGATCTTTGA
- the LOC110802288 gene encoding 60S ribosomal protein L38 isoform X1, whose amino-acid sequence MQPKQIHEIKDFLLTARRKDARSVKIKRSKDVVKFKVRCSKYLYTLCVFDNEKADKLKQSLPPGLSVQDL is encoded by the exons ATGCAGCCGAAGCAGATTCATGAGATAAAGGATTTCCTTCTGACTGCCAGAAGGAAAGATGCACGTTCCGTGAAGATCAAGAGAAGCAAGGATGTTGTCAAGTTCAAGGTCCGTTGCTCCAAGTATCTTTACACTCTCTGTGTCTTTGACAATGAGAAGGCTGACAAGTTGAAGCAGTCTCTTCCTCCTG GTTTGAGCGTCCAAGATCTTTGA